CCTGTCGGGTAACGTCTGCTGGTCCTTCGACCGGGCATGACAGGAGCTGGCGCATCCATGGGCAAGAAGACGATCCACGTCTCCGACTTCAGCGGCACGGTGCTGGGTACCGACGACGAGGCCGCCCGCGTCGTCGTTCTCGAGCACCCTGATCTGGTGGCCGGGCCCGTGCAACTGGACGCGACCCCGGTCGAGGTGGAGAGCATCGACGATGCCGCCCTGGATGTGGCGGTGGTCGAGATCCACGACCGGCACGGCCACGGTGAGCCGCGCCGGGTGGTGCTGACCGCGAGCGAGTTCGACGCCATGGCCACCGACGTGCCGATGGCGCAGCTGCTGCGGACCGCCGAACGGATACGCCCGCCGAAGGCCCGCCGACGCCCTTCCACCACGTCCTGACGGGGACTACTTCCGCGAGTCCTGGATCTCGCCGAGGGCCGCGAGGAAGTTCGCCTCCACGGCGGCCTTGTCCACGCCGAGACCGGTGAGCACTCCCTCGCCGTCCTCCTGCTCCAGCAGCGCCAGCAGGATGTGCTCGGTGCCGATGTAGTTGTGCCCGAGGCGCAACGCCTCGCGGAAGGTCAGCTCCAGCGCCTTCTTGCCGGCCGCGTCGTACGGGATCAGCTCGGGGATCTCACCCGACGCCGGCGGCAGCACCGCGGTCGCGGCCTCGCGGAGCGCCTCGGCCGACACACCGCCGGCGGCGAGCGCCTTCACGGCCAGCCCGTCCGGCTCGGCCAGCAGGCCGAGCACCAGGTGCGCCGGACCGATCTCGGCGTTCCCGGCGTTGCGGGCCTCGTTCTGCGAGGCCATCACGACGTTGCGGGCGCGCGGGGTGAAGCGGTTGAACCCCTGCTGCAGATCCAGTGGCGCGGCGTCGGACCGGGGCACGAAACGCTTCTGCGCGGCCTGCTTGCTCACCCCCATGCTGCGGCCGATCTCGGTCCAGGAGGCGCCGGATCGTCGGGCCTGGTCGACGAAGTGGCCGATCAGGTGGTCGGCGATCTCACCGATGTGGTCGGCCACCATGACCGCATCGGTGAGCTGGTCGAGCGCGTCGGTGTGGGCCTTCTTGATGGCCTCGATCAACTCGTCGAGGCGGACGGGGTTGTTCATCTGAACTGGGTTCGTCATGCGTCAACTCTAAGTTGACGACACGCGATCGTCAACCATGCGTTGACGGTCATATTCAGGTGAAGATCGTTGTTAACAACCTTGACTAAAGCCGTCCATATCGACAGACTGCGATAGAGAGAGCGCTCTCCCCGCCGCCACCAACCCCAAGGAGTCATCGTGTACGCCTTCTCCCGCAGGCTCCGGCGGGCCGCCGCCGGCCTCGCCGCGGCCGTCGTCGCCAGCGTGCTCGTCCTACCCGTGAACTCCGCGCCCGCCACCGCCGCGATCGGCGGCCTCACCTGGCAGGACGAGTTCAACGCGCCCTCCGGTACGCCGGTCGACCAGTCCAAGTGGCGCTTCGACATCGGCGGCCACGGCTGGGGCAACAACGAACGGCAGTACTACACCAACAGCACCAGCAACGCGGTGCACGACGGGCAGGGCAACCTGGTCATCACCGCCCGCCGGGACAATCCGGCCAACTACCAGTGCCACTACGGCCGGTGCGAGTACACCTCGGCACGGCTGCTGACCGCCGCCACCTTCAGCCAGGCGTACGGTCGGTTCGAGGCGCGCATCAAGATTCCCCGAGGTCAGGGCATCTGGCCCGCCTTCTGGATGCTCGGCAACAACTTCGGCAGCGTCGGCTGGCCGGCCTCCGGCGAGATCGACATCATGGAGAACATCGGCCGGGAGCCCAACACCGTGCACGGCACCGTCCACGGGCCGGGCTACTCCGGCGGCGGCGGGATCGGTGGCAGCCGCACCATCGGGCAACCGCTGGCCGACGCGTTCCACACCTACCGGGTCGACTGGGAACCGAACATCATCCGCTGGTACCTCGACGGCACCGGCATACCTTCAGACTCACATCTGAACTAGTTGCGCTAACCGGCCAACGGTACATGCGCTAACCGGCTAGCGCATGTACGCTAACCACATGTCGCAACTCCCCCTTACCGGCCCACCCCTCGGCCGCCGCCGGTTGCGCGCCAGCATCTATGTGCGGTTGTCCAACGCGGCGGACGAGGCGAACACGTCGCTTGAGAACATGATCGCGGAGTGCCGAGCGGTCTGCGCCGCTGAGGACTTCGCGGAGGCCGCCCTCCACATCGACGACGGAATCACCGGTGGCGTGCGTGACCGGCCCGAGTTCATCGCCTGGCTTGACGACGCCCGGCACCAACGGGCCGACGTGCTGGTTGCTCACCACGTCGACCGGATGACCCGCGAGGGCCTGAACGTAGCCGCGATGATCCTCGACGTACAGGAGGGGAAAGACCCCGCTACGGGCCGGATCATCCGCCCGCCTGTTCGTCTGATCGACACAAAAGGGCTCGATTCCAACAACGGCGTCGCCTTCCGCATCCTGTTCCTGATCAAGGCCGAGACTGCCCGGGAGGAGCGCGAGCGCGCTAAGCAGCGCGTCGCTGGCCGATCACTGCGGTTACGGCTCGCTGGCCGCTGGCCCGGCGGCACGCCCCCGTTTGGGTACGAGATCGTTCCTTCGCCCGACGGCAAAGGAAAGACGCTGGCGCTGTGCCAGAAGGAGACCGACTTCGTCCGAGAGTGCGCAGGGCGCATCCTCATCGGTCACAAGCTCGGGCGCACGGTCCGGTGGCTCAACCGCAACGGTCCAAAGCCGCGCAGGGCTGCTGAGTGGTCCCGAGCCACGCTGAAGCAGGTACTCACCGGGGATCACATCCTCGGTCGGGTGGTGTCTAATGGGGTGGTGCAGCGAGATGAGAAGGGCCGACCCGTAACGCCGTTCCCGGCCGTACTCGATCTCCCTACGGTCCTGGCCCTGCGGAAAGTGCTCGCGTCCGACGAAGAGTACGTTCCGAGGGGCCGGCACCCCGCACGACTCGGGTCAAAGATCATCGAGTGCGACGGCTGCGGGAACTACTTGACGGTTGCCTGGCGGTCTGGACGCCCGGCCCCTCCCGGCAAGCCCGCCCGGCGCCCGCGCGGAGACCTGATCACGTACCGGTGCCAGCGGCGCGCGGAGGGCCGAACCTGCTCGCAGCCCGTAGCAGTGTCCGCCCTGCCATTCGAGGCGCACCTAGAGGAGATGTACCTCCGCGAGTTCGGCCGGTCCCCCCTTGTGGAGCACAAGGTTATGATGCCTGACGACGCCCGGTTGGCCGAAATCGAGGAGGAGCTAGCCCTGTGCGTGGCCCGGCTCGCCCAGAGCGCAACCCCCGAGGGGTTTGCGGAGCTTCAACGGCTACAGGCTGAACGGGACACGCTCAGCGCCGCACCGCGCGAACCGACCATCGTCAAAGTGCTCACCGGCCGGACACTAGCGGAGGAGTGGCACGACCAGGACATCGAGGGGCGGCGTGAGATGCTGACGGACGCGTACGCTGTGCTCCGGCTGGGCCC
This is a stretch of genomic DNA from Micromonospora sp. WMMD1082. It encodes these proteins:
- a CDS encoding glycoside hydrolase family 16 protein; the protein is MYAFSRRLRRAAAGLAAAVVASVLVLPVNSAPATAAIGGLTWQDEFNAPSGTPVDQSKWRFDIGGHGWGNNERQYYTNSTSNAVHDGQGNLVITARRDNPANYQCHYGRCEYTSARLLTAATFSQAYGRFEARIKIPRGQGIWPAFWMLGNNFGSVGWPASGEIDIMENIGREPNTVHGTVHGPGYSGGGGIGGSRTIGQPLADAFHTYRVDWEPNIIRWYLDGTGIPSDSHLN
- a CDS encoding Clp protease N-terminal domain-containing protein — its product is MTNPVQMNNPVRLDELIEAIKKAHTDALDQLTDAVMVADHIGEIADHLIGHFVDQARRSGASWTEIGRSMGVSKQAAQKRFVPRSDAAPLDLQQGFNRFTPRARNVVMASQNEARNAGNAEIGPAHLVLGLLAEPDGLAVKALAAGGVSAEALREAATAVLPPASGEIPELIPYDAAGKKALELTFREALRLGHNYIGTEHILLALLEQEDGEGVLTGLGVDKAAVEANFLAALGEIQDSRK
- a CDS encoding recombinase family protein — protein: MSQLPLTGPPLGRRRLRASIYVRLSNAADEANTSLENMIAECRAVCAAEDFAEAALHIDDGITGGVRDRPEFIAWLDDARHQRADVLVAHHVDRMTREGLNVAAMILDVQEGKDPATGRIIRPPVRLIDTKGLDSNNGVAFRILFLIKAETAREERERAKQRVAGRSLRLRLAGRWPGGTPPFGYEIVPSPDGKGKTLALCQKETDFVRECAGRILIGHKLGRTVRWLNRNGPKPRRAAEWSRATLKQVLTGDHILGRVVSNGVVQRDEKGRPVTPFPAVLDLPTVLALRKVLASDEEYVPRGRHPARLGSKIIECDGCGNYLTVAWRSGRPAPPGKPARRPRGDLITYRCQRRAEGRTCSQPVAVSALPFEAHLEEMYLREFGRSPLVEHKVMMPDDARLAEIEEELALCVARLAQSATPEGFAELQRLQAERDTLSAAPREPTIVKVLTGRTLAEEWHDQDIEGRREMLTDAYAVLRLGPGKRGRHGFDPGRLLVIPAEGEHDPDD